One Fusarium poae strain DAOMC 252244 chromosome 4, whole genome shotgun sequence DNA window includes the following coding sequences:
- a CDS encoding hypothetical protein (BUSCO:30415at5125), with translation MSAALLRSRTAVSGTRIASSARPALPKSNLVQRRSASSSSAGDGAGLRLALYGSAAAAVLYGSYLYATDTRAFFYRWVVPPLLRWAYPDAEDAHHAGTTALKVLHELNLNPRERDTTLNSPELAVNVFGTEVQNPIGISAGLDKDGEVPDALFDLGAGIVEVGGCTPLPQAGNPKPRVFRVRSLDGMVNRYGLNSRGADDMAIRLRDRLRRFARSLGLTERDVLDGNAKVPPGSLREGRLLAVQIAKNKETDERDEKAIAEDYVYCVRRLARFADVLVVNVSSPNTPGLRDLQATEPLTRLLSAVVDEAAKTDRKQKPKVMVKVSPDEDEDTQMEGIVEAVHRSGVDGVIVGNTTKRRDGVIPPGIKLTAQERQNLMETGGYSGPAMYSRTLDLVGRYRKMLDKHSFKASLGAKGGAQKVIFATGGITNGEQARQILNAGASVAMVYTGLTYGGPGTITRIKQELKGVKN, from the coding sequence ATGTCTGCCGCTCTCCTTCGATCACGAACTGCCGTTTCCGGCACCCGAATTGCTTCATCCGCCCGCCCTGCTCTTCCCAAGTCAAACCTCGTTCAGCGCCGCAGCGCCTCGTCCTCTTCAGCCGGTGACGGAGCTGGTCTCAGGCTCGCTCTTTACGGTAGTGCCGCCGCTGCTGTTCTCTACGGCTCTTACCTCTACGCTACCGACACCAGAGCTTTCTTCTACCGATGGGTCGTTCCTCCGCTGCTGCGTTGGGCATACCCTGATGCTGAGGACGCTCACCATGCTGGCACCACCGCCTTGAAGGTGCTCCATGAACTCAACCTTAACCCACGCGAGCGCGATACTACTCTCAACTCCCCTGAACTGGCTGTCAATGTCTTTGGAACAGAAGTCCAGAACCCAATTGGTATCTCAGCTGGTCTCGACAAGGATGGAGAGGTACCGGATGCGCTGTTTGACCTTGGAGCCGGCATTGTTGAGGTTGGCGGTTGCACACCTCTCCCTCAAGCTGGCAACCCCAAGCCTCGAGTGTTCCGTGTTCGTAGCCTCGACGGAATGGTCAACCGATACGGTCTCAACTCTCGTGGTGCTGATGATATGGCTATTCGATTGAGGGATCGACTCCGACGATTTGCTCGATCTCTCGGACTGACAGAGAGGGACGTTCTCGACGGAAACGCCAAGGTACCACCTGGAAGTCTTCGGGAGGGCCGACTTCTGGCTGTTCAGATcgccaagaacaaggaaaCGGACGAGCGGGATGAGAAGGCTATTGCTGAGGACTACGTCTACTGTGTGCGAAGACTTGCACGCTTCGCTGATGTGCTGGTCGTCAACGTCAGCAGCCCCAACACTCCCGGTCTTCGCGATCTCCAGGCCACTGAGCCCCTGACACGGCTCCTCAGCGCCGTCGTTGACGAGGCTGCCAAGACTGACCGAAAGCAAAAGCCCAAGGTGATGGTCAAGGTCTCCcccgatgaggatgaggacacACAGATGGAGGGCATCGTCGAGGCTGTTCACCGAAGTGGCGTTGACGGGGTTATTGTCGGCAACACAACGAAGCGACGAGACGGCGTTATTCCCCCAGGCATTAAGCTTACTGCTCAGGAGAGACAGAACCTCATGGAGACTGGTGGCTACTCCGGTCCTGCAATGTACAGCCGCACACTCGACCTTGTCGGCCGATACCGCAAGATGCTAGACAAGCACTCTTTCAAGGCCAGCCTCGGCGCCAAGGGCGGTGCTCAAAAGGTCATCTTCGCCACAGGAGGCATCACCAACGGCGAACAGGCACGACAGATCCTCAATGCTGGAGCTAGCGTGGCGATGGTCTACACAGGATTGACATATGGCGGCCCCGGCACTATTACTAGGATCAAGCAGGAGTTAAAAGGTGTGAAGAACTAG
- a CDS encoding hypothetical protein (TransMembrane:1 (o170-191i)), translating into MANKNAKHLYEAIPECVAGCFDISVAATGCDDTDYDCWCYKPNHQTIVDTLEQCLGNRERRTKKKCTTDDMFEYENSYWKICEQYWEPYGTAIEPTSFPTSPATKTSITSTASTEAATTTTPAELETTTVEESSWTTTIATQSGDSEAAEASGDPEPVAPPGGLSNGAKAGVGIGVALGVILLGVAIFLWLRERRKRHNVEEKLRFAEVEKANAIQAVGYGHHVMYEMEGDRPHAEELRGCMRTPELGAGGRNSASVTEVAPIRIINEVVQRLCAQEPETAANLKRYMNETDHIKDIMLAVVKDIGYAMNELDLRDENAVAFNRCKFELALAVDEHNRLTRDGFERTFRPRLNCIVQGLKLVDEDDETKKGNEPMMEVTLRFPAREYNDSPHSLTPGKGNVYLMMKEL; encoded by the exons ATGGCCAACAAAAACGCCAAGCACCTCTACGAGGCTATTCCCGAATGTGTTGCCGGATGCTTCGACATCAGTGTTGCCGCTACTGGCTGCGATGACACCGACTACGACTGCTGGTGCTATAAACCTAATCATCAGACTATCGTCGATACACTGGAACAATGTCTTGGTAACAGAGAAAGACGAACAAAAAAGAAGTGTACTACAGATGACATGTTTG AATATGAGAATAGTTACTGGAAGATTTGCGAACAATACTGGGAACCATATGGAACTGCCATCGAACCCACATCATTCCCAACCTCACCGGCTACCAAGACTTCGATCACATCAACCGCGTCCACCGAAGCCGCAACAACAACTACACCCGCCGAACTGGAAACTACAACCGTTGAAGAATCATCATGGACCACAACCATAGCAACCCAGTCTGGTGATTCAGAAGCAGCGGAAGCATCTGGCGATCCAGAACCAGTGGCTCCCCCTGGCGGCTTGTCCAATGGAGCAAAGGCCGGTGTAGGCATTGGTGTTGCTCTTGGAGTCATCCTCTTGGGCGTAGCCATCTTCCTCTGGCTGCGCGAGAGACGTAAGCGACATAATGTTGAAGAGAAGCTTAGATTTGCAGAAGTCGAAAAGGCCAATGCCATTCAAGCAGTTGGTTATGGTCATCACGTTATGTATGAGATGGAGGGCGATCGACCCCACGCCGAGGAATTGCGCGGATGTATGAGGACGCCAGAGCTGGGTGCGGGAGGTCGAAACTCGGCCAGCGTGACAGAAGTTGCCCCC ATCCGAATCATCAACGAGGTCGTTCAGCGCCTTTGCGCCCAGGAACCTGAGACTGCTGCCAATCTTAAG CGCTACATGAACGAGACCGACCACATCAAGGACATCATGCTTGCCGTCGTTAAGGATATTGGCTACGCCATGAACGAACTGGACCTTCGCGACGAGAATGCCGTAGCCTTCAACCGTTGCAAGTTTGAACTCGCCCTCGCCGTT GACGAACACAACCGTCTCACCCGTGATGGCTTCGAGCGGACCTTCCGTCCTCGTCTCAACTGCATCGTTCAGGGCCTCAAACTTgttgacgaagacgacgagacTAAGAAGGGCAATGAGCCCATGATGGAAGTGACTCTTCGCTTCCCGGCTCGTGAGTACAACGACAGTCCTCACAGCCTGACTCCCGGTAAGGGCAATGTCTACCTCATGATGAAGGAGCTTTGA
- a CDS encoding hypothetical protein (TransMembrane:9 (o27-50i71-90o96-117i124-145o165-185i192-218o230-254i266-285o291-311i)~BUSCO:18418at5125) — MDADIFARSGGIGGGDSSDRPGFYKPVGIGLAVGSGVFIGVSFVLKKFGLLRANEKYNEVAGEGYGYLKNFWWWTGMILMIIGEILNFVAYAFTDAILVTPLGALSVVIAAILSSIFLKERLSLVGKVGCFLCIVGSVVIVMNAPHSSSVSDIQQMQGYFITPGFLTYAGIIIVGSAVTAIWVAPKYGNKNMLVYISICSWVGGLSVASTQGLGAAIIAWIGGKPQYKEWFLWVLFVFVICTLLTEIIYLNKALNIYNAALVTPTYYVYFTSTTIITSAILYQGFKGSVQSIVTVVLGFLTICSGVVLLQISKSAKDVPDSAVFNGDLDQIQTIVEQEQPETDPKADAIRGTAAIVRQMSQRRLRMEAEELKRLHEEKMMMEAMDPIREDGQQPEWEWDGLRRRRTMTFRTGTISSSRAGSVTSPPPQVPPISPRFAVRPSSPRQHPPLGMSQFPPIDDDDDDDNDNDDGNNRQETNTLFSSIAGTIRGRARGFTNFSGRHANDDHEDDKPRPRSPMHPVPLTEIAVPRDKADEEHAAYYGQTREHAFNGQDTEYRGASFRSGNSLAPPTPPPHGQPPDITRRQFSFHNVFRRPNSSSRSTSHVEDPTEEEQAGLVKDDSRPGPAYH; from the exons ATGGACGCCGATATCTTTGCCAGGAGCGGCGGAATAGGAGGCGGCGACTCGAGCGACCGACCTGGATTCTATAAGCCCGTTGGTATTGGTTTGGCTGTCGGCTCTGGTGTCTTCATTGGCGTCTCCTTTGTCCTCAAGAAGTTTGGTCTATTGCGCGCCAATGAGAAATACAATGAGGTTGCTGGTGAAGGTTACGGATACCTCAAGAACTTTTGGTGGTGGACGGGCATGATTCTTATGATCATTGGCGAGATTCTCAACTTTGTCGCATACGCCTTTACCGATGCAATCCTCGTCACTCCCCTGGGCGCCCTGTCCGTCGTCATCGCAGCTATCCTGTCGAGTATCTTCCTCAAAGAACGCCTCAGTCTGGTGGGAAAGGTTGGCTGTTTCCTTTGCATTGTCGGCTCGGTCGTTATTGTTATGAATGCACCCCATTCCTCGTCCGTCAGCGATATCCAGCAGATGCAAGGTTACTTTATTACACCAGGCTTTCTTACATATGCCGGCATAATCATCGTCGGTTCTGCAGTCACTGCGATTTGGGTTGCCCCTAAATATGGAAACAAGAACATGCTTGTCTACATCTCCATCTGCAGTTGGGTCGGCGGGTTGAGTGTCGCATCAACCCAAGGACTGGGTGCTGCCATCATTGCTTGGATCGGAGGCAAACCTCAATACAAGGAGTGGTTCTTATgggttttgtttgttttcgTCATCTGTACATTGTTGACCGAGATTATTTATCTCAAT AAAGCGCTCAACATCTATAATGCGGCTCTTGTTACCCCAACATACTACGTTTACTTTACCAGTACTACGATTATCACATCAGCGATTCTCTACCAAGGTTTCAAGGGCTCTGTCCAGTCCATCGTTACTGTTGTTTTAGGTTTCTTGACAATTTGCTCGGGAGTCGTTTTGCTACAGATATCAAAATCCGCAAAGGATGTGCCTGATTCTGCTGTCTTCAATGGCGATCTCGATCAGATTCAGACTATTGTCGAGCAAGAACAGCCAGAGACCGACCCCAAGGCAGATGCAATCCGTGGAACAGCTGCCATTGTGCGACAGATGTCTCAGCGAAGACTTAGAATGGAGGCTGAGGAACTCAAGCGACTGCACGAggaaaagatgatgatggaggcCATGGATCCTATTCGCGAGGACGGGCAACAGCCAGAGTGGGAATGGGATGGactgagaaggagaagaacaatGACTTTCCGAACCGGAACAATTAGCAGCTCGAGAGCTGGATCTGTAACATCTCCTCCGCCGCAGGTACCCCCGATCTCTCCCCGATTTGCCGTGAGGCCGAGCAGTCCTAGACAGCACCCACCGCTGGGCATGTCTCAATTCCCCCCGatcgatgacgatgacgatgacgataaCGATAACGACGATGGCAATAACCGGCAAGAGACGAACACTCTCTTTTCTAGTATCGCTGGAACTATAAGAGGTAGAGCTCGAGGCTTCACCAACTTCTCTGGACGACACGCCAACGACGATCACGAAGACGATAAGCCCCGTCCTCGGAGCCCGATGCACCCCGTCCCTCTAACAGAGATCGCCGTCCCCCGGGACAAGGCCGACGAAGAACATGCCGCTTACTACGGCCAAACTCGCGAACATGCGTTTAACGGTCAGGACACTGAGTACCGAGGGGCGTCGTTTCGCAGTGGAAACAGTCTAGCTCCACCGACGCCCCCGCCTCATGGACAGCCACCGGATATCACAAGGCGTCAGTTTTCATTCCACAACGTTTTCCGGCGACCAAACTCATCGTCTAGATCAACGTCGCATGTCGAGGACCCAACGGAGGAAGAGCAGGCCGGACTCGTCAAAGACGATAGCCGACCCGGACCAGCCTACCACTAG
- a CDS encoding hypothetical protein (BUSCO:53169at5125), with the protein MSRSLQLKDEGNKCFMAGDYVGAEALYSKAIIADARNPALYTNRAMARLKLNYWDSVVTDCEACLQLTPDNMKARYYLAEAQLALRDYDASLASALHAHKLCAATNDRSLAAVTSLVLRCKKERWDDREKKRMREAKDLEREVLEMLNREKEATLAETEDGMEKQEIEEETNAKIERMKDIFERARADADKKREVPDWAIDDISFGFMIDPVMTKTGKSYERSSIMEHLRRHPSDPLTREPLTTSELRPNLALKQACEEFLESNGWAADW; encoded by the exons ATGTCAAGGTCACTTCAACTCAAAGATGAGGGGAACAAATGCTTCATGGCCGGCGATTATGTCGGCGCTGAGGCCCTTTATTCTAAAGC CATCATCGCAGACGCCAGGAACCCGGCTCTATACACCAATCGCGCCATGGCCCGTCTCAAGCTGAACTACTGGGACTCAGTCGTCACTGACTGCGAAGCTTGCCTACAGCTCACACCCGATAATATGAAAGCGCGATATTATCTTGCCGAGGCACAGCTCGCTCTGCGAGATTATGACGCTTCTCTTGCAAGCGCATTGCACGCACACAAGCTATGCGCCGCTACCAACGACCGCTCGCTTGCTGCAGTTACGAGTCTTGTTCTGCGCTGCAAGAAGGAACGATGGGACGATCGCGAAAAGAAGCGGATGCGTGAAGCAAAGGATCTCGAGAGAGAGGTCCTGGAAATGCTGAACAGGGAAAAGGAAGCGACGCTAGCGGAGACGGAGGACGGAATGGAGAAGCAGGAGATTGAGGAGGAGACCAATGCAAAGATTGAGAGAATGAAGGATATCTTTGAGAGAGCACGAGCGGATGCTGATAAGAAGAGAGAGGTCCCCGACTGGGCGATTGACGATATCAGCTTTGGCTTCATGATTGATCCCGTTATG ACAAAAACCGGAAAGTCGTATGAGCGCTCTTCTATCATGGAACACCTTCGACGACATCCAAGTGACCCTCTGACCCGCGAGCCGCTTACCACTTCGGAATTACGACCCAATCTGGCGCTGAAGCAAGCCTGCGAGGAATTCCTGGAGAGCAATGGCTGGGCTGCCGATTGGTAA
- a CDS encoding hypothetical protein (TransMembrane:1 (i21-46o)), producing MLAYFLSALATSPVQTLMPSILMGIVILCLLAFGTIAFNIFVYPFYVSPLRHLPGPTDNAFFLGQAAKFLQVPWFPELFCKWSRDHPDAPLIRYLNFANGETLFVNTIEAYKQVLQTKSAFFVKPAFARQFAHEIIGDGLPFVEGKLHKLRRASISQPFSAPRLKAFFPTVQTKAEQLVRVLALRHDKNGNVEIETNVWKAVLDVIGLETFGLDFNHLESSESPLFETFTTMMQPSALGHIVNYLNSLVPVRQFVPIAECVEFSKSCTKVREFIFGLVNIRRSLSEKGHTSNRDALQCLLEHTDAAWNDESIVEYVLNLLILGHDTTACSITWAIHELSRRPDCQQRLRDEIKILDDTCPMPFFNDIDKLPYLHNFVREVLRLYCAVAMAPRQATQDVEIAGIAIPKGTVVQLSPAVMNTHPSVWGPDAQVFCPDRWIDLKGSAASAYAFETFHNGPRMCIGKQLSMMELKVMLVELVRKFKISKPFGNEDKEVEVAGPTFTLRPKEKLVVRLVEV from the coding sequence ATGTTGGCCTATTTTCTCTCCGCCCTGGCGACTTCGCCTGTGCAGACTCTGATGCCTTCCATCTTGATGGGAATTGTCATCTTGTGTCTCCTCGCTTTCGGTACCATTGCCTTCAACATCTTTGTGTACCCCTTCTATGTATCCCCTCTGCGACATCTCCCTGGACCTACCGACAACGCCTTCTTTCTTGGCCAAGCTGCAAAGTTCCTTCAGGTCCCTTGGTTTCCTGAGCTCTTCTGCAAGTGGTCCCGCGACCATCCAGATGCGCCCCTTATCCGCTATCTGAACTTTGCCAACGGGGAGACCCTCTTCGTCAACACCATCGAGGCATACAAGCAGGTTCTCCAGACCAAGAGCGCCTTCTTCGTAAAgcccgccttcgccagacaaTTTGCCCACGAAATCATTGGTGATGGACTCCCCTTCGTCGAAGGCAAGCTTCATAAGCTTCGCCGAGCGTCCATCAGCCAGCCGTTTTCAGCACCACGGCTCAAGGCTTTCTTCCCTACCGTCCAGACCAAGGCGGAGCAGCTGGTCCGTGTTTTGGCTCTACGACATGACAAGAATGGTAATGTCGAAATTGAGACCAATGTTTGGAAGGCAGTTCTCGATGTCATCGGACTCGAAACGTTCGGCCTAGACTTCAACCATCTCGAATCCAGCGAATCCCCTCTGTTCGAGACTTTCACCACCATGATGCAGCCATCCGCACTCGGACACATCGTCAACTACCTCAACTCTCTGGTTCCAGTGCGCCAATTCGTCCCAATCGCAGAATGTGTCGAGTTCTCCAAGAGTTGCACCAAGGTCCGGGAGTTTATCTTTGGCCTTGTCAACATTCGACGCAGTCTGAGCGAAAAGGGCCACACTAGCAACCGGGATGCTCTACAGTGTCTACTGGAGCACACCGATGCTGCTTGGAACGATGAGAGCATTGTCGAGTACGTCTTGAATCTCTTGATTCTTGGACACGATACCACTGCTTGCTCTATCACATGGGCCATCCACGAACTCTCGCGCCGACCTGACTGCCAGCAGCGCCTGAGAGACGAGATCAAGATTTTGGATGACACTTGCCCCATGCCATTCTTCAACGACATCGACAAGCTTCCGTACCTGCACAACTTTGTGCGCGAAGTTTTACGACTCTACTGTGCAGTCGCAATGGCACCTCGCCAGGCAACTCAAGATGTCGAGATTGCCGGAATTGCTATCCCCAAGGGCACAGTCGTCCAGCTCTCGCCCGCCGTCATGAACACTCACCCCTCCGTCTGGGGTCCTGACGCGCAAGTCTTCTGCCCTGACCGCTGGATCGACCTCAAGGGAAGCGCAGCTAGTGCATACGCATTCGAGACGTTCCACAACGGCCCGCGAATGTGCATTGGCAAGCAGCTTTCCATGATGGAGCTGAAGGTGATGCTGGTCGAGCTTGTACGCAAGTTCAAGATTAGCAAGCCCTTCGGAAACGAAGACAAGGAGGTTGAAGTCGCTGGGCCAACCTTTACTCTTCGCCCCAAGGAGAAGTTGGTGGTGCGCTTGGTTGAGGTATAA
- a CDS encoding hypothetical protein (SECRETED:SignalP(1-26)~MEROPS:MER0036039~CAZy:CE10), which produces MPTLKARILSWIIWWWFKSTWSSAEGINNRIAKERQRPERGPPKHIYREFAVEDYKRKGHIADYLVYIISPKTETPTRGRILYLHGGGFVFGITPQHWEMVAQLARRLNATVTVPLYPLGPETSLMRMYESVQPLYDELASAPDQTPFWAVGDSAGATMSLVLTQNAKLAGRQTAQRLVPITPCTDSSLVNPDLHNAALRDPWLDVPGIAEITRLICPEMDTQHPNVSPIYGDLRLPPMLVFAAELDLLTPDTKRMVDMAKDEGTKVELVYGEGMIHVWPILPIWEGKQAIDRMVEWLEYE; this is translated from the coding sequence ATGCCCACTCTCAAAGCCCGCATCCTTAGCTGGATCATCTGGTGGTGGTTCAAGAGTACATGGTCATCCGCAGAGGGCATCAACAACCGTATCGCCAAAGAGCGCCAGCGCCCTGAGCGAGGCCCGCCCAAGCACATCTACAGGGAGTTCGCTGTCGAGGACTACAAGCGAAAGGGTCACATCGCTGACTACCTCGTTTACATAATCTCTCCAAAAACAGAGACGCCTACCCGTGGCCGCATACTCTATCTCCATGGCGGCGGCTTCGTCTTTGGCATCACCCCGCAGCACTGGGAGATGGTGGCACAGCTTGCGAGGCGACTGAATGCCACCGTTACAGTGCCCCTATATCCTCTTGGCCCAGAAACGTCCCTCATGAGAATGTATGAGTCGGTGCAACCGCTCTACGACGAACTCGCTTCTGCTCCAGACCAGACACCTTTCTGGGCTGTGGGTGATTCAGCTGGAGCCACCATGTCCCTTGTTCTCACGCAAAACGCGAAGCTGGCTGGCCGTCAGACTGCGCAACGTCTAGTGCCCATCACACCATGCACTGACTCCAGCCTTGTCAATCCTGACTTACATAACGCTGCTCTGAGAGACCCGTGGCTCGATGTCCCAGGTATTGCCGAGATCACGAGGCTTATTTGTCCTGAGATGGACACACAGCATCCCAACGTGAGCCCAATCTATGGGGATCTTAGATTACCGCCTATGCTGGTCTTTGCAGCAGAGTTGGATCTGCTGACGCCAGATACCAAGAGGATGGTTGACATGGCCAAAGACGAAGGCACCAAGGTTGAGCTGGTGTATGGAGAGGGCATGATTCACGTGTGGCCAATTCTACCCATCTGGGAAGGGAAGCAAGCTATCGATAGGATGGTCGAGTGGTTGGAATATGAGTAA
- the ALG10 gene encoding glucosyltransferase (TransMembrane:10 (o20-40i52-70o136-152i185-213o233-257i308-327o333-353i369-388o470-488i692-711o)~BUSCO:15099at5125~CAZy:GT59), with protein MESSSPVVASSWHELFTGDWLSQPIRAVLVGALALPFVIWPRNQPQNSNPRLFALFVYLLHLAAVPWLYLVTKLVPEPYLDEIFHVPQAQKYCQGRFLEWDDKITTPPGLYLFSLVTPGVVQRDGYLDYACSVQNLRAFNVFALAVLAYLALQCRREIEARLYEAHFFTRLHNTSQYALHTAFNIALFPLLFFFSGLYYTDVASTAAILVAYLNHLKRIGRNQSSVLSDLATIALGVLTLLFRQTNVFWVVVFMGGLEAVHAIKTLRPEGVDQPVIWTLSKQLKHYAWRYSLGDIHDPPLHAMWPDDMLFCVLSLGIAALCNPLRVLRQIWPYVSTLLLFGAFVAWNGGVVLVGDKSNHVATIHLPQMLYIWPFFAFFSLPLLVPYVLPLINALRRLVYTPSPAPAARSASGVKTSSWFAWSSSGKSMSRKSSSKVSISKGGAEVDTPRSEYPKPSKELQYFEIIFGSKIFLWPLYLLGTILFSFGIVRYNTIIHPFTLADNRHYMFYVFRYTIRRASWIRYALVIPYTVARWMTWGTMAGCSQWFMTMHGPACSTYSKGDRKSPFLSHPAFTNRGASPRQTDAASYTESRDRDVGQQQELTQALDRDPLLASIEPATTSTGLIFLLATTLSLMTAPLVEPRYFIIPWVMWRLLVPAWKLHDHDSEGVAATLERHPKTKPLFSFFQRYDLRLILETFWFIAINAATGYIFLTKPYVWKTEDGSVLDGGRLQRFMW; from the exons ATGGAATCCTCATCACCAGTGGTGGCCTCGAGCTGGCATGAGTTATTCACTGGCGATTGGCTCAGTCAACCAATACGGGCAGTGTTAGTCGGTGCCCTCGCGCTTCCTTTTGTTATCTGGCCCCGGAACCAACCTCAAAATTCAAACCCTCGACTATTTGCCTTGTTTGTCTATTTGCTTCACCTGGCTGCTGTCCCCTGGCTGTATCTCGTGACGAAACTGGTCCCTGAACCCTATCTG GATGAGATCTTTCATGTACCCCAAGCGCAAAAGTACTGCCAGGGTCGGTTTCTGGAATGGGATGACAAGATCACGACACCCCCAGGCCT TTACCTTTTCTCCCTGGTTACTCCTGGAGTTGTCCAACGGGATGGGTATCTTGACTATGCCTGCAGTGTGCAGAATTTGCGAGCCTTTAATGTCTTTGCACTGGCGGTCCTGGCCTACTTGGCTTTGCAGTGCCGTCGCGAGATCGAGGCACGACTTTACGAGGCTCACTTTTTTACCAGGCTGCATAATACCTCACAGTATGCGCTCCATACAGCCTTCAATATTGCCttgtttcctcttcttttcttcttctccggGTTATACTACACTGATGTTGCTTCCACTGCAGCTATTCTGGTCGCGTACCTGAATCACTTGAAACGCATCGGGCGAAATCAAAGCTCGGTTCTGAGTGACCTTGCAACTATTGCCCTTGGTGTTCTTACACTTTTATTTCGCCAAACAAATGTCTTTTGGGTGGTTGTGTTCATGGGCGGCTTGGAAGCCGTCCATGCCATCAAGACTCTACGACCAGAAGGGGTTGACCAACCAGTCATCTGGACACTTTCTAAGCAGCTAAAGCACTACGCTTGGAGATACTCTCTCGGAGACATTCACGACCCGCCGTTGCATGCAATGTGGCCAGATG ACATGCTCTTTTGCGTACTAAGTCTGGGTATCGCGGCTCTGTGCAACCCACTCCGTGTTCTTCGGCAGATATGGCCTTACGTTTCCACTCTTTTATTGTTCGGAGCCTTTGTTGCTTGGAATGGCGGTGTTGTGCTTG TAGGAGACAAGTCTAACCATGTGGCTACTATTCATCTTCCGCAGATGCTCTACATCTGGCCCTTCTTTGCCTTCTTTTCTCTGCCGCTCCTCGTTCCATACGTTCTCCCCTTGATCAACGCCCTACGTCGCCTTGTCTACACACCGTCGCCAGCGCCAGCTGCTAGGTCAGCCTCTGGAGTGAAGACTTCGTCTTGGTTTGCCTGGTCTTCATCTGGCAAGTCTATGTCCAGGAAATCGAGCAGCAAAGTCTCTATCTCTAAAGGTGGCGCGGAAGTTGATACGCCGCGCAGCGAATACCCAAAACCATCAAAGGAGTTACAATATTTCGAAATTATTTTCGGCAGCAAAATCTTCCTTTGGCCCCTTTATCTCCTTGGAACTATCCTTTTCTCGTTTGGTATCGTCCGTTACAATACTATCATCCACCCATTTACTCTGGCCGATAACCGCCATTACATGTTCTACGTCTTTCGATACACCATCCGACGAGCTTCTTGGATTCGATACGCCTTGGTTATCCCTTACACTGTGGCTCGCTGGATGACTTGGGGTACTATGGCTGGGTGTTCGCAGTGGTTCATGACTATGCATGGGCCCGCGTGCTCTACATATTCGAAAGGAGACAGAAAGTCCCCCTTTTTAAGCCATCCTGCCTTTACGAATCGTGGTGCCTCGCCACGCCAAACTGATGCTGCATCTTATACCGAGTCCAGAGACCGAGATGTAGGCCAGCAGCAGGAACTAACCCAAGCCTTGGACAGGGATCCTCTATTGGCCTCTATCGAGCCAGCTACCACCTCGACGGGTCTTATCTTCTTGCTTGCCACGACCTTGTCGCTTATGACAGCTCCTTTGGTTGAGCCACGGTATTTCATCATCCCCTGGGTGATGTGGAGATTGCTTGTACCTGCGTGGAAACTCCATGACCACGATTCTGAAGGCGTTGCTGCTACCCTTGAAAGACATCCAAAGACCAAACCtttgttctctttcttccagCGCTATGATCTGCGTCTTATACTTGAGACATTTTGGTTTATCGCGATCAATGCGGCAACGGGGTACATTTTCCTCACTAAACCGTACGTGTGGAAAACAGAGGATGGTAGTGTGCTGGATGGTGGTCGGCTCCAGCGGTTTATGTGGTAG
- a CDS encoding hypothetical protein (TransMembrane:1 (o33-51i)), translating to MAEFKSNYGPKYHAQPNLAGYTTQSAFRIASRLAMYGAPAAVGVLLFANGIPRVQRDILQKIPILGGFFRKEVHPADNPF from the exons ATGGCGGAATTCAAGAGCAACTATGGTCCTAA GTACCACGCTCAGCCCAACCTCGCTGGCTACACCACTCAGTCTGCCTTCCGAAT TGCTTCCCGCCTGGCCATGTACGGTGCCcctgctgctgttggtgtCCTCCTCTTCGCCAACGGTATCCCCCGTGTGCAGCGCGATATCCTCCAG AAGATCCCCATCCTCGGTGGCTTCTTCCGAAAGGAGGTCCACCCCGCCGACAAC CCTTTCTAA